One window of Vicinamibacterales bacterium genomic DNA carries:
- a CDS encoding FKBP-type peptidyl-prolyl cis-trans isomerase, producing the protein MRFSGLVLCLALAIAVAGCGGGADTPTTPTAPSANVPFSTVDVRVGTGAEANTGRSVNVNYALYHYSASAADNKGGGLQTGNFSFTVGSGQTITGFSQATIGMRVGGLRRAIIPPNLGYGSNPPANSGIAANETLVFEIELLAVQ; encoded by the coding sequence ATGAGATTTTCCGGACTCGTGTTGTGCTTGGCCCTGGCGATCGCGGTGGCCGGCTGCGGCGGCGGCGCCGACACCCCCACCACGCCGACCGCCCCGAGCGCCAACGTGCCGTTTTCCACGGTTGACGTGAGGGTCGGCACCGGCGCCGAGGCCAATACCGGGCGTTCGGTGAACGTCAACTACGCCCTGTATCACTACAGCGCGTCGGCAGCCGACAACAAAGGCGGCGGTCTCCAAACCGGAAACTTCAGCTTCACCGTCGGCTCGGGGCAAACAATTACCGGATTCAGCCAGGCCACTATTGGTATGCGGGTCGGCGGCCTCCGGCGCGCCATCATTCCGCCCAACCTGGGTTACGGCAGCAACCCACCCGCGAACAGCGGGATCGCGGCAAACGAAACCTTGGTCTTCGAGATCGAGTTGCTGGCGGTCCAGTAG
- a CDS encoding carboxypeptidase regulatory-like domain-containing protein, with amino-acid sequence MAGASVLSTAAYAQSAITGTVRDAQGAAMPGVTVEAASPVLIERVRSVTSDGNGSYRFTDLRPGTYSVTFTLPGFSTYKRDGLELSSDFTATLNAELKVGALEETITVTGESPIVDVSSTSRVQVLSREVLDAVPSGRTIFAMSQLVTGVALNQPDVGGSRAMQQTYMSTRGLTSANNIVQIDGLMINGLDGDGAVQQYINNQMIQEMSYTTAGAGADVSPGGVRVNVVMKDGGNRYNGTFFGAWNDGKWQSDNMTDALRTRGLRAADKIKKIYEFSGGFGGPIKRDKAWFFAAGRLSGVDAPIADTFYVPSGATQADCQAGRVACDQGIDDQNLNSVTLRMTWQVSARNKLSLYYEEIDKFRGHGMNAGDDPLTASQIWTSPRYNDAVLKWTSAISNKLLFDAGYSFNYEEYVITNQDGINKDRGTADWYAGASRRDATLATLRSGLANWGGRYPVRFNTQASMAYVTGGHSAKIGFQYNWGEYINTRETNGDMQQVYLSGVPSSVTIYNTPLRYKDALLGDLGIYAQDTWTVNRLTVNAGLRWELLKSEVSKQSSGAGRFIGERNFDPIPMPVWKDLSPRFGLVYDLFGNAKTALKFGVNRYNESRTTFFANRYNPLALSSASLSWTDLNRDDIAQGELGCTYLTAGCEINLAQMPASFGRAQLNRVDPDFKRVYNIETTAGIQHELLPRVSVSANWYRRTFHRLRVTDNLLRTMSDYIPFNIFNPMDGKALTIYDVSPAAVSRVDNFDTNAGSERTHVYTGYDLTVQARLPRGGSLFGGLVSERNLRNICDEPDDPNMLLYCDDATNDIPYRPTLKMAGTYPLVWGISVSMAFQSMAGRPIGLTTTAGNKISGPGYGDTGSPVGTNFLITRTTRYPANCPAPCPAGQLVAPTLTSASLTVPLVAPGTEFLPRVNQLDLSFAKWFQVGGTRLQGQADIFNVLNGNMEQAYRSTNFATAAYKQPASVLQARMIRLAVQLKW; translated from the coding sequence ATGGCCGGGGCATCAGTCTTGTCAACCGCCGCATATGCCCAGAGCGCGATTACCGGCACGGTCCGCGACGCCCAGGGGGCGGCGATGCCGGGGGTCACGGTCGAAGCCGCGAGTCCGGTTCTCATCGAGCGCGTCAGGTCCGTCACCAGTGACGGCAACGGCAGCTACCGCTTCACCGACCTGCGGCCTGGCACCTACAGTGTGACCTTCACGCTGCCCGGCTTCAGCACCTACAAACGGGACGGCCTCGAGCTGTCGTCGGACTTCACGGCCACCCTCAATGCCGAGCTCAAGGTCGGCGCGCTCGAAGAAACGATCACGGTGACGGGCGAGTCGCCGATCGTGGACGTCTCGAGCACGTCCCGCGTGCAGGTGCTGTCGCGCGAGGTGCTCGACGCGGTGCCGAGCGGCCGTACGATCTTCGCGATGTCGCAGCTGGTGACCGGGGTCGCCCTGAACCAGCCGGACGTGGGCGGCTCGCGGGCGATGCAGCAGACCTACATGTCGACACGCGGCCTCACCTCGGCCAACAACATCGTCCAGATCGATGGGTTGATGATCAATGGCCTGGACGGCGATGGCGCGGTGCAGCAGTACATCAACAACCAGATGATCCAGGAAATGAGCTACACGACGGCCGGTGCCGGCGCCGATGTCTCGCCCGGCGGTGTGCGCGTGAACGTGGTGATGAAGGACGGCGGCAACCGCTACAACGGTACCTTCTTCGGTGCCTGGAACGATGGCAAATGGCAGTCCGACAACATGACCGACGCGCTTCGGACGCGGGGCTTGCGGGCGGCTGACAAGATCAAGAAGATCTACGAATTCAGCGGCGGCTTCGGCGGCCCGATCAAGCGTGACAAGGCGTGGTTCTTCGCCGCCGGTCGCCTCAGCGGAGTCGATGCGCCGATCGCCGACACGTTCTACGTTCCGTCCGGGGCCACTCAGGCGGATTGCCAGGCCGGGCGCGTGGCCTGCGATCAGGGCATCGATGACCAGAACCTGAACAGCGTGACGTTGCGGATGACCTGGCAGGTGAGCGCGCGCAACAAGTTGTCGCTGTATTACGAGGAAATCGACAAGTTCCGCGGCCACGGCATGAACGCCGGCGACGATCCCCTGACGGCGTCACAGATCTGGACCTCGCCCCGGTATAACGACGCGGTGTTGAAGTGGACGAGCGCGATCAGCAACAAACTGCTGTTCGACGCCGGCTATTCGTTCAACTACGAAGAGTACGTCATCACCAATCAGGACGGCATCAACAAGGACCGGGGCACCGCCGACTGGTATGCGGGCGCGAGCCGGCGCGATGCGACGCTGGCGACGCTGCGGAGCGGGCTGGCGAACTGGGGCGGCCGGTATCCGGTTCGCTTCAACACCCAGGCCTCGATGGCGTATGTCACCGGCGGGCACAGCGCCAAGATCGGTTTCCAGTACAACTGGGGTGAATACATCAACACCCGCGAGACCAACGGCGACATGCAACAGGTCTACCTGAGCGGCGTGCCGAGTTCGGTGACCATTTACAACACGCCGCTGCGCTACAAGGACGCGCTGCTCGGGGACCTCGGCATCTACGCGCAAGATACCTGGACGGTGAATCGCCTGACGGTGAACGCCGGCCTGCGCTGGGAGCTGCTGAAGTCGGAAGTGTCGAAGCAGTCATCGGGTGCGGGCCGCTTCATTGGCGAGCGCAACTTCGACCCGATTCCGATGCCGGTGTGGAAGGACCTGTCGCCGCGCTTCGGCCTGGTCTACGACCTGTTCGGGAACGCCAAGACGGCGCTCAAGTTCGGCGTGAACCGCTACAACGAGTCCCGCACCACCTTCTTCGCCAATCGCTACAATCCCCTGGCGCTCTCGAGTGCCTCGCTCAGCTGGACCGACCTCAACCGGGACGACATCGCCCAGGGCGAGCTCGGCTGCACCTACTTGACGGCCGGCTGCGAGATCAACCTCGCGCAGATGCCGGCGTCGTTCGGCCGCGCGCAGCTCAACCGCGTCGATCCCGACTTCAAGCGCGTCTACAACATTGAGACCACGGCCGGCATCCAGCACGAGCTGCTGCCCCGGGTGTCGGTCAGCGCGAACTGGTACCGCCGGACCTTCCATCGGCTCCGGGTGACGGACAACCTGCTCCGGACGATGAGCGATTACATCCCGTTCAACATCTTCAATCCCATGGACGGGAAGGCCCTCACGATCTACGACGTGTCGCCGGCAGCGGTGAGCCGCGTCGACAACTTCGACACCAACGCCGGGTCGGAGCGCACGCACGTTTACACCGGCTACGACCTGACGGTGCAGGCGCGGCTGCCTCGCGGTGGGTCGCTGTTCGGCGGGCTGGTCAGCGAGCGCAACCTGCGCAACATCTGCGACGAGCCGGACGACCCCAACATGCTGTTGTACTGCGATGACGCGACCAACGACATCCCGTACCGGCCGACGCTCAAGATGGCGGGCACCTATCCGCTGGTGTGGGGCATTTCGGTGAGCATGGCGTTCCAGAGCATGGCGGGCCGGCCGATTGGCCTCACCACCACGGCTGGCAACAAGATCAGCGGTCCCGGCTACGGCGATACGGGCAGCCCGGTTGGGACGAATTTCCTGATTACCCGGACGACGCGGTATCCGGCCAATTGTCCGGCGCCGTGTCCGGCCGGCCAACTGGTGGCGCCGACGCTGACCTCGGCCTCGTTGACCGTGCCATTGGTCGCACCAGGCACCGAATTCCTGCCGCGCGTGAACCAGCTCGATCTGAGTTTTGCGAAATGGTTCCAGGTCGGCGGCACCCGCCTGCAGGGGCAGGCCGACATTTTCAATGTGCTCAACGGCAACATGGAGCAGGCCTACCGCTCCACCAACTTCGCCACGGCTGCATATAAGCAGCCGGCCAGCGTTCTGCAGGCCCGGATGATTCGCCTGGCGGTGCAATTGAAGTGGTGA